The following coding sequences are from one Gossypium hirsutum isolate 1008001.06 chromosome A12, Gossypium_hirsutum_v2.1, whole genome shotgun sequence window:
- the LOC107922884 gene encoding proline--tRNA ligase, cytoplasmic isoform X1, producing the protein MENKLKSKSNHLPPFFVEHMAGGEQKKGGGEQKKAGGGGKKKEVKKETGLGLSFTKDENFGEWYSEVVVNGEMIEYYDISGCYILRPWAMSIWENIQTFFDAKIKKMKVKNCYFPLFVSPGVLQKEKDHIEGFAPEVAWVTKSGESDLEVPIALRPTSETVMYPYYSKWIRGHRDLPLKLNQWCNVVRWEFSNPTPFIRSREFLWQEGHTAFATKEEADTEVLQILELYRRIYEEFLAIPVTKGRKSELEKFAGGLYTTSVEAFIPNTGRGIQGATSHCLGQNFAKMFEINFENEKGEKSMVWQNSWAYSTRTIGVMVMVHGDNKGLVLPPKVAALQVIVIPVPYKDADTQGIFDACAATVAILSDAGIRAEADLRENYSPGWKYSNWEMKGVPLRIEIGPRDLANNQVRAVRRDNGEKTDISRVFLVEQVKGMLEKIQQNLFDVAKQKRDACIEVVKTWDEFIKALGQKKLILAPWCDEEEVEKDVKARTKGEMGAAKSLCTPFEQPELPEGTKCFASGKPATKWTYWGRSY; encoded by the exons ATGGAGAATAAGCTAAAAAGCAAATCAAACCATCTTCCACCATTCTTTG TTGAACATATGGCTGGAGGGGAGCAGAAAAAGGGTGGAGGGGAGCAGAAAAAGGCTGGCGGTG GAGGGAAAAAGAAGGAAGTGAAGAAGGAAACTGGTTTGGGTCTCTCCTTTACCAAGGATGAGAATTTTGGTGAATGGTACTCTGAG GTTGTTGtcaatggtgaaatgattgagtaCTATGACATTTCTGGATGTTATATTCTTAGGCCATGGGCAATGTCAATTTGGGAGAACATTCAA ACGTTCTTCGATGCGAAAATCAAGAAAATGAAAGTCAAGAATTGTTATTTCCCTCTTTTTGTATCTCCGGGTGTTTTGCAAAAGGAGAAGGATCACATAGAGGGTTTTGCTCCCGAG GTTGCTTGGGTGACAAAATCTGGTGAGTCTGATTTGGAGGTGCCAATTGCTCTACGCCCAACTAGTGAGACAGTTATGTATCCCTACTATTCTAAGTGGATAAGAGGACACCGTGACTTGCCTTTGAAGCTTAATCAGTGGTGCAATGTTGTTCGATGGGAGTTTAGCAATCCCACACCATTTATCAG GAGTCGTGAATTTCTATGGCAGGAAGGGCATACTGCCTTCGCAACCAAGGAGGAGGCAGACACTGAG GTTCTTCAAATATTGGAGCTATACCGACGTATATATGAAGAATTCTTGGCAATTCCTGTTACGAAAGGCAGGAAGAGTGAACTGGAGAAGTTTGCTGGTGGACTTTACACAACCAGCGTTGAG GCATTTATTCCAAACACTGGGCGTGGTATTCAAGGTGCAACCTCCCATTGTTTGGGCCAAAACTTCGCAAAAATGTTTGAGATAAACTTTGAAAATGAAAAGGGGGAAAAGTCTATGGTCTGGCAGAATTCCTGGGCATATAGCACTCGAACG attggGGTAATGGTGATGGTTCACGGGGATAACAAAGGCTTAGTGCTGCCTCCAAAAGTAGCAGCTTTGCAAGTTATTGTGATTCCTGTGCCTTACAAAGATGCAGATACTCAAGGGATATTTGATGCCTGTGCTGCCACTGTGGCAATCCTCTCTGATGCTGGTATTCGTGCTGAAGCTGATCTTAGAGAGAACTACTCACCTGGTTGGAAGTACTCAAACTGGGAAATGAAAGGTGTTCCTCTAAGGATTGAAATAGGACCTCGAGACTTGGCAAATAATCAG GTGCGTGCAGTTCGCCGTGACAATGGAGAAAAGACTGATATCTCTAGAGTCTTTTTGGTTGAACAAGTAAAAGGAATGTTGGAAAAGATTCAACAGAACCTATTTGATGTGGCAAAACAAAAAAGAGATGCCTGCATTGAAGTTGTAAAAACTTGGGATGAGTTTATAAAAGCTCTCGGGCAAAAGAAACTGATCTTAGCTCCTTGGTGTGACGAGGAG GAGGTGGAGAAAGATGTTAAAGCTCGAACAAAGGGTGAGATGGGAGCAGCTAAGTCTCTATGTACCCCATTTGAACAGCCTGAACTTCCAGAAG GTACTAAATGCTTTGCTTCTGGGAAGCCTGCAACAAAGTGGACCTATTGGGGCAGAAGTTACTAG
- the LOC107922884 gene encoding proline--tRNA ligase, cytoplasmic isoform X2 encodes MAGGEQKKGGGEQKKAGGGGKKKEVKKETGLGLSFTKDENFGEWYSEVVVNGEMIEYYDISGCYILRPWAMSIWENIQTFFDAKIKKMKVKNCYFPLFVSPGVLQKEKDHIEGFAPEVAWVTKSGESDLEVPIALRPTSETVMYPYYSKWIRGHRDLPLKLNQWCNVVRWEFSNPTPFIRSREFLWQEGHTAFATKEEADTEVLQILELYRRIYEEFLAIPVTKGRKSELEKFAGGLYTTSVEAFIPNTGRGIQGATSHCLGQNFAKMFEINFENEKGEKSMVWQNSWAYSTRTIGVMVMVHGDNKGLVLPPKVAALQVIVIPVPYKDADTQGIFDACAATVAILSDAGIRAEADLRENYSPGWKYSNWEMKGVPLRIEIGPRDLANNQVRAVRRDNGEKTDISRVFLVEQVKGMLEKIQQNLFDVAKQKRDACIEVVKTWDEFIKALGQKKLILAPWCDEEEVEKDVKARTKGEMGAAKSLCTPFEQPELPEGTKCFASGKPATKWTYWGRSY; translated from the exons ATGGCTGGAGGGGAGCAGAAAAAGGGTGGAGGGGAGCAGAAAAAGGCTGGCGGTG GAGGGAAAAAGAAGGAAGTGAAGAAGGAAACTGGTTTGGGTCTCTCCTTTACCAAGGATGAGAATTTTGGTGAATGGTACTCTGAG GTTGTTGtcaatggtgaaatgattgagtaCTATGACATTTCTGGATGTTATATTCTTAGGCCATGGGCAATGTCAATTTGGGAGAACATTCAA ACGTTCTTCGATGCGAAAATCAAGAAAATGAAAGTCAAGAATTGTTATTTCCCTCTTTTTGTATCTCCGGGTGTTTTGCAAAAGGAGAAGGATCACATAGAGGGTTTTGCTCCCGAG GTTGCTTGGGTGACAAAATCTGGTGAGTCTGATTTGGAGGTGCCAATTGCTCTACGCCCAACTAGTGAGACAGTTATGTATCCCTACTATTCTAAGTGGATAAGAGGACACCGTGACTTGCCTTTGAAGCTTAATCAGTGGTGCAATGTTGTTCGATGGGAGTTTAGCAATCCCACACCATTTATCAG GAGTCGTGAATTTCTATGGCAGGAAGGGCATACTGCCTTCGCAACCAAGGAGGAGGCAGACACTGAG GTTCTTCAAATATTGGAGCTATACCGACGTATATATGAAGAATTCTTGGCAATTCCTGTTACGAAAGGCAGGAAGAGTGAACTGGAGAAGTTTGCTGGTGGACTTTACACAACCAGCGTTGAG GCATTTATTCCAAACACTGGGCGTGGTATTCAAGGTGCAACCTCCCATTGTTTGGGCCAAAACTTCGCAAAAATGTTTGAGATAAACTTTGAAAATGAAAAGGGGGAAAAGTCTATGGTCTGGCAGAATTCCTGGGCATATAGCACTCGAACG attggGGTAATGGTGATGGTTCACGGGGATAACAAAGGCTTAGTGCTGCCTCCAAAAGTAGCAGCTTTGCAAGTTATTGTGATTCCTGTGCCTTACAAAGATGCAGATACTCAAGGGATATTTGATGCCTGTGCTGCCACTGTGGCAATCCTCTCTGATGCTGGTATTCGTGCTGAAGCTGATCTTAGAGAGAACTACTCACCTGGTTGGAAGTACTCAAACTGGGAAATGAAAGGTGTTCCTCTAAGGATTGAAATAGGACCTCGAGACTTGGCAAATAATCAG GTGCGTGCAGTTCGCCGTGACAATGGAGAAAAGACTGATATCTCTAGAGTCTTTTTGGTTGAACAAGTAAAAGGAATGTTGGAAAAGATTCAACAGAACCTATTTGATGTGGCAAAACAAAAAAGAGATGCCTGCATTGAAGTTGTAAAAACTTGGGATGAGTTTATAAAAGCTCTCGGGCAAAAGAAACTGATCTTAGCTCCTTGGTGTGACGAGGAG GAGGTGGAGAAAGATGTTAAAGCTCGAACAAAGGGTGAGATGGGAGCAGCTAAGTCTCTATGTACCCCATTTGAACAGCCTGAACTTCCAGAAG GTACTAAATGCTTTGCTTCTGGGAAGCCTGCAACAAAGTGGACCTATTGGGGCAGAAGTTACTAG
- the LOC107922867 gene encoding protein transport protein SEC23, with the protein MATPPQASPGEPNTDKKSPMTPAPPTISPGAPRFTPPNLQQDQIASPSIKNPIMLSPENGVKTGSPVPHLSTPPGPPVFTSPVRPAAVPFRTSPATPQPVAFSSGSSLPTSSPPHFPNGSAELQQQPPSATEESMPAGESPCVLFSAHKLLKHKKLANVPSLGFGVLVSPGRETSTGPQVIHRDPHRCHNCGAYSNLYSNILIGSGQWQCVICQNLNGSEGEYIASSKEELRNFPELSSPLVDFIQTGNKRPSFVPVTDSRTSAPVVLVIDECLDDAHLQHLQSSLHAFVDSVPPTTRIGIILYGSTVSVYDFTEESIASADVISGGTSPTQETLKGLIYGTGIYLSPMHASKQVAHLIFSSLRPYKLNVPEVSRDRCLGTAVEVAMAIIQGPSVDMSRGVVKRPGGNSRIIVCAGGPNTYGPGFVPHSYTHPNYPHREKTAIKWMEQLGREAHQHNIVVDILCAGTCPVRVPVLQPLANASGGVLVLHDDFGEAFGVNLQRASARAAGSHGLLEIRCSDDILVTQVVGPGEEANIDTHETFKNDMAVSIQMLSVEETQCFSISMQNKHDIKSDFVFFQFAIQYSNVYQADIARVITIRLPTVDSVSAYLQSVQDEVAAVIIAKRTLLQAKSYSDAIDMQTTIDERVKDIASKFGSQVPKSKLYRFPKEISLLPELLFHLRRGPLLGSIVGHEDERSVLRNLFLNASFDLSLRMIAPRCLMHREGGTFEELPAYDLAMQSDTAVVLDHGTDVFIWLGAELAADEGRSAAALAACRTLAEELSELRFPAPRILAFKEGSSQARYFVSRLIPAHKDPPYEQEARFPQLRTLTIEQRTKLKSSFIHFDDPSFCEWIRGLKAVPPEPI; encoded by the exons ATGGCTACTCCGCCACAAGCATCTCCCGGAGAACCTAATACTGATAAAAAGAGTCCAATGACTCCTGCTCCTCCCACAATTTCACCTGGTGCACCTAGATTCACTCCTCCAAATTTACAACAAGATCAGATCGCTTCCCCTTCGATAAAGAATCCGATTATGCTATCACCGGAAAATGGGGTTAAAACCGGAAGCCCTGTTCCCCATCTGAGTACTCCTCCTGGCCCTCCTGTATTTACATCGCCTGTCCGGCCTGCTGCCGTGCCTTTCCGAACCTCTCCTGCGACCCCCCAGCCGGTGGCTTTCTCATCAGGTTCGTCTTTGCCTACATCTTCACCTCCCCATTTTCCGAATGGGTCAGCTGAGCTTCAACAGCAACCTCCCAGTGCTACAGAGGAATCAATGCCTGCAGGAGAGTCACCATGCGTTTTATTCTCAGCTCATAAG TTGTTGAAACACAAGAAGCTAGCAAATGTACCTAGTTTAGGCTTCGGAGTATTGGTTTCTCCTGGGAGGGAAACTTCAACGGGTCCTCAAGTGATACACCGTGATCCTCATCGATGCCATAATTGTGGAGCTTATTCAAATCTTTATTCCAACATACTAATTGGCTCAGGCCAATGGCAATGTGTAATATGCCAGAATCTAAATGGAAGTGAAGGTGAATATATAGCTTCAAGCAAGGAAGAGCTCCGTAATTTTCCTGAGCTGTCATCACCTTTGGTTGATTTTATTCAAACAGGGAATAAGAGGCCAAGTTTTGTACCTGTTACTGATTCCAGAACTTCCGCACCGGTTGTTCTTGTTATTGATGAATGTTTAGATGACGCACACCTTCAGCATTTACAGAGCTCCTTGCATGCTTTTGTTGATTCAGTACCACCGACAACCAGAATAGGAATCATTTTGTATGGTAGCACAGTATCAGTGTATGACTTTACGGAGGAATCCATAGCGTCTGCTGATGTGATTTCAGGTGGCACTTCACCAACACAGGAGACCTTGAAAGGATTGATTTATGGAACTGGTATATACCTGTCGCCAATGCATGCTTCAAAACAGGTTGCACACCTAATATTCTCTTCATTGAGGCCATACAAGTTGAATGTTCCAGAAGTGTCACGAGATAGATGCTTGGGTACTGCTGTTGAGGTCGCTATGGCAATTATTCAAGGACCATCTGTAGATATGTCTCGAGGTGTAGTTAAAAGGCCAGGTGGCAATAGCAGGATCATTGTTTGTGCTGGCGGACCAAATACTTATGGTCCTGGGTTTGTCCCTCATTCTTATACTCACCCTAATTATCCTCATAGAGAAAAGACAGCAATCAAATGGATGGAGCAACTTGGTCGTGAGGCTCATCAACATAACATAGTGGTTGACATTCTCTGTGCTGGGACTTGCCCTGTAAGGGTTCCTGTGCTGCAGCCACTTGCAAATGCTTCAGGAGGTGTGTTGGTTCTTCATGATGACTTTGGTGAAGCCTTTGGTGTAAACTTACAAAGGGCATCTGCCAGAGCTGCTGGTTCCCATGGTTTGTTGGAGATACGTTGTTCTGATGATATTCTTGTTACTCAGGTTGTGGGTCCTGGTGAAGAGGCAAATATAGACACCCATGAAACCTTTAAAAATGATATGGCTGTCTCTATTCAAATGCTGAGTGTTGAAGAAACACAGTGCTTCTCAATATCGAtgcagaataaacatgacatcaaGAGTGATTTCGTATTTTTCCAGTTTGCTATTCAGTACTCAAATGTTTATCAAGCTGATATAGCTAGAGTGATTACTATCAGATTGCCAACTGTGGATAGTGTTTCGGCCTATCTTCAGAGTGTTCAAGATGAGGTGGCTGCAGTCATAATTGCCAAGAGGACTCTGCTGCAAGCAAAAAGTTATTCTGATGCAATTGATATGCAGACAACAATAGATGAGAGAGTTAAAGATATTGCTTCAAAATTTGGGTCTCAAGTGCCAAAGTCAAAGCTTTATCGGTTCCCAAAAGAAATATCTTTACTACCAGAGCTTCTATTCCATCTTAGGAGGGGCCCACTGTTGGGAAGTATAGTTGGTCATGAAGATGAGAGGTCTGTACTGCGGAATTTGTTTTTGAATGCATCCTTTGATCTTTCCCTTCGCATGATTGCCCCTCGTTGTCTGATGCACCGGGAAGGAGGCACTTTCGAAGAATTGCCTGCTTATGATCTTGCCATGCAGTCTGATACAGCTGTTGTTCTAGACCATGGTACAGATGTCTTCATTTGGTTG GGTGCCGAACTTGCAGCTGATGAAGGAAGAAGTGCAGCAGCTTTGGCAGCTTGTAGAACATTGGCTGAAGAGCTCTCGGAGTTACGATTTCCAGCCCCTCGGATCCTGGCATTCAAG GAGGGCAGCTCTCAGGCTCGATATTTTGTTTCTCGGCTCATACCAGCACACAAGGATCCTCCTTACGAGCag GAGGCAAGATTTCCTCAACTTCGAACCCTGACAATTGAACAACGGACGAAACTGAAAAGCAGTTTTATACATTTTGATGATCCGAGCTTCTGCGAATGGATTCGGGGTTTAAAAGCAGTGCCCCCGGAACCAATCTAA
- the LOC107922854 gene encoding ABC transporter B family member 4: MATENGSNGDTNLHEASTSKNQEQLNGENKDTETNKKNEKTNSIPFYKLFAFADRTDIVLMIIGTIGAIGNGLCMPLMTTILGDLIDAFGQNQSNDRVVHVVSRVALRFVYLAAGAGTAACLQVSCWMVTGERQAARIRGLYLKTILRQDIAFFDVETTTGEVVGRMSGDTVLIQDAMGEKVGKFLQLVSTFLGGFVIAFVRGWLLALVMMSAIPLLVTAGGAMALIISKMVSRGQAAYAKAGTVVEETIGSIRTVASFTGEQLAISKYSKLLVTAYKSGVHEGTAAGLGLGVAMMILFCSYGMAVWFGGRLILNNGYTGGQVINVIVAVLIGSLSLGQSSPCMSAFAAGQAAAFKMFETINRKPEIDPYNMSGKVLEDINGDVELRDVYFSYPARTEEQIFSGFSLSIPCGTTVALVGQSGSGKSTVISLIERFYDPQAGEVLIDGINLKEFQLRWIRGKIGLVSQEPVLFTASIKDNIAYGKEGATVEEIRAAAELANAANFIDKLPQGLDTMVGEHGTQLSGGQKQRVAIARAILKDPRILLLDEATSALDAESERVVQEALDRIMGNRTTIIVAHRLSTVRNADTIAVTHRGKMVEKGSHSELLKDPEGAYSQLIRLQEVNKESEQVTDVSEVNPESFRQSSLRRSMKRSISRGSSIGSSSRHSLSIAFGVPTGIEVNEPAVVETEDSTEQSSKYPEVPIRRLAYLNKPEIPVLLLGTIAATINGCILPIYGLLISRVIETFYKPPHELRQDTRFWALIYVALGSAALLACPSRTYFFSVAGCKLIQRIRLMCFSKVVHMEVGWFDEPDNSSGSIGARLSADAATIRALVGDALAQMVSNLASAVAGLVIAFVASWQLAFIIIGLIPLLGVNGYVQIRAMKGFSADAKMMYEEASQVASDAVGSIRTVASFSAEEKVMELYRKKCEGPLKAGIRQGLISGGGFGLSFFLLFNVYATSFYSGSRLVESGDATFSDVFQVFFALTMATVGISQSSTLAPDSSKARSAAASIFAIIDRKSKIDPSDESGTTLENMKGDIELSHVSFKYPLRPDIQIFQDLSLSIPAGKTVALVGESGSGKSTVISLLQRFYDPNSGCITIDGVEIQTLQLKWLRQQMGLVSQEPILFNETIRANIAYGKGGNATEAEILAASELANAHKFISSLQQGYDTLVGERGVQLSGGQKQRVAIARAIVKSPKILLLDEATSALDAESERVVQDALDKIMVDRTTVVVAHRLSTIKNADMIAVVKNGVIVEKGKHDTLINMKDGFYASLVALHMSASTS, translated from the exons ATGGCTACTGAGAATGGCTCAAATGGTGACACCAACTTACATGAAGCCAGCACATCAAAAAACCAAGAACAGCTTAATGGAGAAAATAAAGACACAGAAACCaacaaaaagaatgaaaaaaccAACTCTATTCCATTTTACAAGCTGTTTGCATTCGCCGATCGGACAGATATCGTGTTAATGATCATCGGCACGATCGGCGCGATTGGGAACGGTTTATGTATGCCACTTATGACTACCATACTTGGAGATCTTATTGATGCTTTTGGACAAAACCAGAGTAACGACCGAGTAGTTCATGTTGTCTCAAGGGTTGCTTTAAGATTTGTCTACCTCGCTGCCGGGGCCGGAACGGCGGCTTGTCTTC AGGTGAGTTGCTGGATGGTTACAGGTGAAAGACAAGCTGCAAGAATAAGAGGTTTGTACTTAAAAACCATATTGAGACAAGATATAGCTTTCTTTGATGTGGAAACAACTACGGGAGAGGTCGTTGGACGTATGTCCGGTGACACGGTTCTCATACAGGACGCGATGGGCGAAAAG GTTGGGAAGTTTTTACAGTTGGTGTCTACATTCTTAGGAGGTTTTGTTATAGCATTTGTTAGAGGATGGCTCCTTGCTCTTGTCATGATGTCAGCTATACCTCTACTTGTAACAGCTGGTGGAGCAATGGCTCTTATTATATCAAAGATGGTGTCTCGAGGACAAGCAGCGTATGCTAAAGCCGGCACCGTCGTTGAAGAGACAATTGGTTCTATCAGAACT GTTGCATCGTTTACTGGTGAGCAGCTGGCTATAAGTAAATACAGCAAGCTTCTTGTTACTGCGTATAAATCAGGTGTTCATGAAGGGACTGCTGCTGGACTTGGTCTCGGTGTAGCTATGATGATCTTATTCTGCAGTTATGGTATGGCTGTATGGTTTGGTGGGAGGTTGATTTTGAACAATGGATACACCGGAGGTCAAGTCATTAATGTGATTGTCGCGGTATTGATTGGTTCCTT GTCCCTGGGGCAATCATCACCATGCATGAGTGCATTTGCTGCTGGTCAAGCTGCGGCGTTTAAGATGTTCGAGACTATCAATAGGAAACCGGAGATTGACCCGTACAATATGAGTGGGAAAGTTTTGGAGGACATTAATGGCGATGTAGAACTGAGGGATGTTTATTTCAGTTATCCTGCTAGAACAGAAGAGCAAATTTTCAGTGGATTCTCTCTTTCTATTCCATGTGGTACAACAGTTGCTTTGGTTGGACAAAGTGGAAGTGGGAAATCAACTGTAATTAGTCTTATAGAAAGGTTTTACGATCCACAAGCCGGTGAAGTACTTATCGATGGTATTAATCTTAAAGAGTTTCAACTTAGATGGATTAGGGGAAAGATTGGCCTTGTTAGCCAAGAACCTGTGTTGTTTACAGCAAGTATAAAGGATAATATTGCATATGGAAAAGAAGGTGCAACCGTAGAAGAGATACGAGCTGCTGCTGAACTTGCAAATGCTGCTAACTTCATTGATAAACTACCTCAG GGACTAGACACCATGGTTGGAGAGCATGGAACCCAACTTTCTGGTGGACAAAAGCAAAGAGTAGCAATAGCAAGAGCAATTCTAAAGGACCCTCGGATATTGCTTTTAGACGAAGCAACAAGTGCATTAGATGCTGAATCCGAAAGAGTGGTGCAAGAAGCATTGGACCGCATAATGGGCAATAGGACTACAATCATCGTTGCTCATCGTTTGAGTACCGTGAGAAATGCAGATACAATTGCCGTAACTCATCGAGGAAAGATGGTTGAAAAAGGGTCACATTCAGAACTACTCAAGGATCCGGAGGGAGCGTACTCACAGCTTATTCGATTACAAGAAGTAAATAAAGAGTCGGAACAAGTAACAGATGTATCAGAAGTTAACCCGGAATCATTTAGACAATCAAGCTTGAGAAGATCAATGAAGCGATCAATCAGTAGGGGATCATCTATCGGAAGTAGCAGCCGCCATTCTTTATCTATAGCCTTTGGTGTGCCTACTGGAATAGAAGTCAATGAACCTGCAGTAGTAGAAACCGAAGACTCTACTGAACAGTCATCAAAGTATCCAGAAGTTCCCATCCGTCGGCTAGCTTACCTCAACAAGCCAGAGATTCCCGTGCTCCTACTTGGAACTATAGCTGCGACTATCAATGGTTGCATACTTCCGATTTATGGTTTACTGATTTCCCGTGTGATTGAAACATTCTATAAACCACCTCATGAGTTAAGACAGGATACAAGATTCTGGGCACTGATATACGTGGCCCTTGGCTCGGCAGCATTATTGGCATGTCCATCTCGAACGTACTTCTTTTCGGTTGCTGGATGTAAACTAATCCAACGAATCCGATTAATGTGTTTTTCAAAAGTGGTTCACATGGAAGTTGGTTGGTTTGATGAACCAGATAATTCAAGTGGTTCAATTGGTGCAAGGCTCTCGGCGGATGCAGCCACAATACGTGCCTTGGTTGGTGATGCACTAGCTCAAATGGTCTCAAACCTTGCATCAGCCGTTGCCGGTTTAGTCATTGCTTTTGTTGCTAGTTGGCAATTAGCATTTATAATCATAGGACTAATCCCTTTGTTAGGGGTCAATGGATATGTTCAAATAAGAGCCATGAAGGGATTTAGCGCCGACGCAAAG ATGATGTATGAGGAGGCAAGCCAAGTTGCTAGTGATGCAGTCGGGAGTATACGAACGGTTGCTTCATTTTCTGCCGAGGAAAAAGTAATGGAACTCTATAGAAAGAAATGTGAAGGTCCATTGAAAGCAGGGATAAGGCAAGGGTTGATTAGTGGAGGCGGATTTGGACTTTCGTTCTTCTTGCTCTTTAATGTTTACGCCACCAGTTTCTACTCTGGATCTCGACTTGTTGAGAGTGGCGATGCCACATTCTCGGATGTTTTTCAA GTTTTCTTTGCTTTGACAATGGCAACTGTTGGCATTTCTCAATCAAGCACCCTTGCTCCTGACTCCAGCAAAGCCAGGTCCGCTGCTGCTTCAATATTCGCAATTATCGACCGTAAGTCTAAGATAGACCCGAGTGACGAGTCCGGGACAACATTAGAAAACATGAAGGGTGATATCGAACTTTCTCATGTCAGTTTCAAGTATCCATTAAGACCAGACATTCAAATTTTCCAAGACTTGAGTTTATCTATCCCAGCTGGCAAG aCTGTTGCATTGGTAGGAGAAAGCGGGAGTGGGAAATCCACTGTGATATCATTATTACAGAGATTTTACGATCCCAATTCGGGATGTATCACTATCGATGGAGTCGAAATCCAAACACTCCAATTGAAATGGTTGAGGCAACAAATGGGGCTTGTTAGCCAAGAACCCATTTTGTTTAACGAAACAATCCGTGCTAACATCGCATACGGAAAGGGAGGAAATGCAACCGAGGCTGAAATCTTAGCTGCATCAGAGTTAGCCAATGCTCACAAGTTCATAAGTTCATTACAACAG GGTTACGATACGTTAGTAGGCGAACGAGGTGTCCAATTATCAGGTGGACAAAAGCAAAGGGTAGCCATTGCACGAGCCATAGTTAAAAGTCCGAAGATACTTCTCCTAGACGAAGCAACAAGCGCGTTGGATGCCGAATCGGAGAGGGTGGTCCAGGATGCATTAGATAAAATCATGGTGGACCGCACGACGGTGGTAGTTGCTCATCGGTTGTCGACTATTAAAAACGCAGATATGATTGCAGTGGTTAAAAATGGTGtcattgtagagaaaggaaaacATGATACTTTGATAAATATGAAAGATGGTTTCTATGCTTCTTTGGTTGCACTTCATATGAGTGCTTCTACTTCATAA